From Nonomuraea helvata, a single genomic window includes:
- a CDS encoding alpha-galactosidase translates to MTPLILSAAGTALVLDGPGLPRVRHFGADLGPAAGSDLLPALASLTPALPLLPAQADNWYGRPGLSGGRAGEHWPVRWTLDRLDVDATPGRGGTVTVVASDARAGLELVSELAMDAGGLVTMRHTVTNTAASPYRLEGLTCALPVPARAGELLDFTGRWALEKVPQRTAFAQGVWSRENRRGRTGHDGTGLLVAGTEGFGFRAGEVWAVHAAWSGNHVHYAERVPEGPALLAAGELLEPGEIVLAEGESYRTPLVYFTWSGSGLDEASTRLHDHLRAARPLPVRPVTLNNWEATYFDHGLDRLLELADKAAAAGIERFVLDDGWFRHRRDDGAGLGDWYVDEGVWPNGLHPLAEHVRKLGMQFGLWFEPEMVNPDSDLLRAHPDWVLGQSERMPPPQRHQQVLDLARPEAYDYLLERLDSLVSEYELDYIKWDHNRDIAEPVHDGVPGVHAQTLATYRLLDELRARHPGLEIESCSSGGARIDFGILARTDRVWTSDSNDAFDRQAIQRWTGLLVPPERMGSHVGAPQDHNSGRSLPLAFRAATALFGHMGVEWDLTSASEAELEELAEWIALHKRLRPVLHAGRVVRADHPDPTALLHGVVLPERGVFAYAQLTSRVAIGPAPLRLPGLDPAGTYEVRVAVPKTPASNMPQWSTPQWMAGPVRLSGAVLGELGLPAPALRPTTALVIEVEKV, encoded by the coding sequence TTGACACCCCTCATCTTGTCCGCCGCAGGCACTGCCCTCGTCCTCGACGGACCTGGGCTGCCGCGGGTACGCCACTTCGGCGCCGACCTCGGACCCGCCGCCGGGTCCGACCTGCTGCCCGCACTGGCGTCCTTGACCCCCGCGCTGCCGCTGCTGCCCGCCCAGGCGGACAACTGGTACGGCCGGCCGGGCCTGTCGGGCGGCCGGGCCGGCGAGCACTGGCCGGTGCGCTGGACGCTGGACCGGCTCGACGTGGACGCCACCCCCGGGCGGGGAGGCACGGTGACCGTCGTGGCCTCCGACGCCCGGGCGGGTCTGGAGCTGGTGAGCGAGCTGGCCATGGACGCCGGCGGCCTGGTGACGATGCGGCACACGGTCACGAACACCGCCGCCTCGCCGTACCGGCTGGAGGGGTTGACCTGCGCCCTGCCGGTGCCGGCGCGCGCCGGCGAGCTGCTGGACTTCACCGGGCGGTGGGCGCTGGAGAAGGTGCCGCAGCGCACGGCGTTCGCCCAGGGCGTGTGGTCCAGGGAGAACCGGCGCGGCCGGACCGGGCACGACGGCACGGGGCTGCTGGTGGCCGGGACCGAGGGGTTCGGGTTCAGAGCCGGCGAGGTGTGGGCGGTGCACGCCGCCTGGAGCGGCAACCACGTCCACTACGCCGAGCGGGTACCCGAGGGGCCGGCGCTGCTGGCGGCGGGCGAGCTGCTCGAGCCCGGCGAGATCGTCCTGGCCGAGGGGGAGAGCTACCGCACGCCGCTGGTGTACTTCACCTGGTCGGGCAGCGGTCTGGACGAGGCGAGCACCCGGCTCCACGACCACCTGCGCGCCGCCCGGCCGCTGCCGGTCCGGCCCGTCACACTGAACAACTGGGAGGCCACCTACTTCGACCACGGCCTCGACCGGCTGCTGGAGCTGGCCGACAAGGCCGCGGCGGCCGGCATCGAGCGGTTCGTGCTCGACGACGGCTGGTTCCGCCACCGCCGCGACGACGGGGCGGGGCTCGGCGACTGGTACGTCGACGAGGGCGTGTGGCCGAACGGCCTGCACCCGCTGGCCGAGCACGTGCGCAAGCTCGGCATGCAGTTCGGGCTCTGGTTCGAGCCCGAGATGGTCAACCCGGACTCCGACCTGCTGCGCGCGCACCCCGACTGGGTGCTCGGCCAGTCCGAGCGCATGCCGCCGCCGCAGCGCCACCAGCAGGTGCTCGACCTGGCCAGGCCCGAGGCGTACGACTACCTGCTGGAGCGCCTGGACAGCCTGGTCAGCGAGTACGAGCTCGACTACATCAAGTGGGACCACAACCGCGACATCGCCGAGCCCGTCCACGACGGGGTGCCCGGAGTGCACGCGCAGACGCTGGCCACGTACCGGCTGCTGGACGAGCTGCGTGCCCGCCACCCCGGGCTGGAGATCGAGTCGTGCTCGTCGGGCGGCGCGCGCATCGACTTCGGCATCCTGGCGCGTACCGACCGGGTGTGGACCTCCGACAGCAACGACGCGTTCGACCGGCAGGCCATCCAGCGCTGGACCGGGCTGCTCGTGCCGCCGGAGCGGATGGGCAGCCACGTCGGCGCCCCGCAGGACCACAACTCGGGGCGCTCGCTGCCGCTGGCCTTCCGCGCCGCGACCGCGCTGTTCGGGCACATGGGCGTGGAGTGGGACCTGACCTCGGCGAGCGAGGCCGAGCTGGAGGAGCTGGCCGAGTGGATCGCGCTGCACAAGCGGCTGCGGCCGGTGCTGCACGCGGGCCGGGTGGTGCGGGCCGACCATCCCGACCCGACGGCGCTGCTGCACGGGGTGGTGCTGCCCGAGCGCGGCGTGTTCGCGTACGCCCAGCTCACCTCGAGAGTGGCCATCGGCCCCGCGCCGCTGCGCCTGCCCGGGCTCGACCCGGCCGGCACGTACGAGGTGCGCGTCGCCGTGCCCAAGACCCCCGCGTCGAACATGCCGCAGTGGTCGACACCGCAGTGGATGGCCGGTCCGGTACGGCTGAGCGGCGCGGTCCTGGGCGAGCTGGGTCTGCCCGCCCCGGCGCTGCGGCCCACCACCGCGCTCGTCATCGAGGTCGAGAAGGTCTAG
- a CDS encoding TetR family transcriptional regulator, with protein MTDGILTADQILTAAQDVLRRYGPAKATVVDVARALGVSHGSVYRHFPSKAALREAVTQRWLDESHAELGIVLASDAPAPVRLREWLSTLFRAKRKKALGDPELFATYTVLVGESSKVIERHIADLVGQVQQIVEAGVARGEFAAPDPAAAARAVFDAFGRFHNPAHAADWSLPDIEDDFAALCDLILRGLEPR; from the coding sequence ATGACAGACGGCATCCTGACGGCGGATCAGATTCTCACGGCGGCCCAGGACGTCCTGCGCCGCTACGGTCCCGCCAAGGCGACGGTCGTCGACGTCGCGCGGGCGCTCGGCGTCAGCCACGGCAGCGTCTACCGGCACTTCCCCAGCAAGGCGGCCCTGCGCGAGGCCGTCACCCAGCGCTGGCTGGACGAGTCGCACGCCGAGCTGGGCATCGTCCTGGCCTCCGACGCGCCGGCCCCCGTGCGGCTGCGCGAGTGGCTGAGCACCCTGTTCCGCGCCAAGCGCAAGAAGGCCCTCGGCGACCCCGAGCTGTTCGCCACGTACACGGTGCTGGTGGGCGAGTCCAGCAAGGTCATCGAGCGGCACATCGCCGACCTGGTCGGCCAGGTCCAGCAGATCGTCGAGGCCGGCGTCGCCCGGGGCGAGTTCGCCGCTCCCGACCCGGCCGCCGCGGCCCGTGCCGTGTTCGACGCCTTCGGCCGCTTCCACAACCCGGCGCACGCCGCCGACTGGAGCCTGCCGGACATCGAGGACGACTTCGCCGCATTGTGCGATCTCATCCTTCGCGGGCTGGAGCCCCGCTGA
- a CDS encoding RNB domain-containing ribonuclease → MIQVPDQIPLKLEDGFARVGRELGLPADFPSAVLDEAAGVARAPRLDAEDLSEVPFVTIDPPGSMDLDQAVHLERVRGGYRVWYAIADVGAFVRPGGVIDTEARSRGETVYLPADKVPLHPKVLSEDAASLLPGALRPAAVWRIDLDADGRTVGADVQRALVRSRERLDYAYVQAAVDTGTADGVLGLLAEIGRLRLALERERGGVTLPTPEQEVVPGDDGAYRLEFRLPLPAEAWNAQISLLTGMAAAAMMLDAEIGILRVLPQPHADDLAKVRRVAQALDVPWPDGASYGAVVHDLDPKNAQQAAFLHESKVLLRGAGYVAFDGAPPKLAEHAAVAAPYTHVTAPLRRLADRYATEVCLAVAAGEPVPSDIRAALASLPGIMTATGRRAGAVERACVDLVEAFLLRERIGQAFEAVVIDVDERRGGGQVQLADPAVIARCEGPLPLGEQVTVRLTQADPATREVRFTLAT, encoded by the coding sequence GTGATTCAGGTTCCCGATCAGATACCCCTGAAGCTGGAGGACGGGTTCGCGCGCGTCGGGCGGGAGCTCGGCCTCCCGGCCGACTTCCCCAGCGCCGTGCTCGACGAGGCCGCAGGGGTGGCGCGAGCGCCCCGGCTCGACGCCGAGGACCTGTCCGAGGTGCCGTTCGTCACCATCGACCCGCCCGGCTCGATGGACCTCGACCAGGCCGTCCACCTGGAGCGGGTGCGCGGCGGCTACCGTGTCTGGTACGCGATCGCGGACGTCGGCGCGTTCGTGCGCCCCGGCGGCGTCATCGACACCGAGGCCCGCTCCAGGGGCGAGACCGTCTACCTGCCCGCGGACAAGGTGCCGCTGCACCCCAAGGTCCTGTCGGAGGACGCGGCCAGCCTGCTGCCCGGCGCGCTGCGCCCGGCCGCGGTGTGGCGGATCGACCTCGACGCCGACGGCCGCACGGTCGGCGCCGACGTGCAGCGAGCGCTCGTGCGCAGCCGCGAGCGCCTGGACTACGCCTACGTGCAGGCGGCGGTCGACACGGGCACGGCCGACGGCGTGCTGGGGCTGCTGGCCGAGATCGGCCGTCTCCGGCTGGCGCTCGAGCGTGAGCGCGGCGGTGTCACCCTGCCCACGCCCGAGCAGGAGGTCGTCCCCGGGGACGATGGCGCCTACCGGCTGGAGTTCCGGCTGCCGCTGCCCGCCGAGGCGTGGAACGCGCAGATCTCGCTGCTGACCGGCATGGCCGCGGCCGCGATGATGCTGGACGCCGAGATCGGCATCCTTCGCGTGCTGCCCCAGCCGCACGCCGACGACCTGGCGAAGGTCCGCAGGGTGGCCCAGGCACTGGACGTTCCGTGGCCCGACGGCGCCTCCTACGGCGCCGTGGTGCACGACCTGGACCCGAAGAACGCGCAGCAGGCGGCGTTCCTGCACGAGTCGAAGGTGCTGCTGCGCGGCGCGGGCTACGTGGCCTTCGACGGTGCCCCGCCCAAGCTGGCCGAGCATGCGGCGGTGGCGGCGCCGTACACGCACGTCACGGCGCCGCTGCGGCGCCTGGCCGACCGCTACGCGACGGAGGTGTGCCTGGCCGTGGCGGCCGGCGAGCCGGTGCCGTCCGACATCAGGGCGGCGCTTGCGAGCCTGCCCGGCATCATGACCGCGACCGGGCGGCGGGCCGGGGCGGTGGAGCGCGCGTGCGTGGACCTGGTGGAGGCGTTCCTGCTGCGGGAGCGGATCGGGCAGGCGTTCGAGGCGGTGGTGATCGACGTGGACGAGCGGCGCGGCGGCGGGCAGGTGCAGCTCGCCGACCCGGCCGTGATCGCCCGCTGCGAGGGCCCGCTCCCCCTGGGCGAGCAGGTCACGGTACGCCTGACGCAGGCGGACCCGGCGACCCGCGAGGTCCGTTTCACGCTGGCGACCTGA
- a CDS encoding ABC transporter ATP-binding protein codes for MSNNTLEGRRHSRRLSLTVSGRELAPAISLRRTFREFWPDTRGLRRLFAAGVVFAVLAALCEVAAIRLFGHITDEVLATRRLAEFWVPALAWLGLAAVAGVTSFVATYVTALGAERFLLALRDRVYAHVQTLAPDFSENRRLGDLMARLTDDIEAIEELVGSGLVKALTTAASVVFFAGAAFFIRWDLALVTMALIPLFLVVSRAFAARFRTAAAQERASNGAMNSVLEEGLANQPLVQAYNRQQTESRRLHGEGRTWLRANMAQAWLSSLYGPAVQVIETVCLIVILGFGAWEIAAGRLTLGGLLAFAAYLALLYPAVQALGELALTVSEAAAGADRVIEILRVEPAVTDAAGAVSAGRSRGLVEFDRVGFAYPRRGRQVLRELSFTASPGEVVVVAGPSGVGKSTLVKLLLRFYDPGAGRILLDGADIRGLTRQSLRENVTVLHQEMLLFSGSVRDNIAYGRPDASLDEVVEAARAAGVHDFVKALPQGYDTPVGQRGRLLSGGQRQRIAIARAILRDTPVLVLDEPMTGLDEATATQVMRPLLRLMAGRTTLLITHDLRHLPEGARVVELSPVPRPPDRIRLKRVAHRPHSLSRAT; via the coding sequence GTGTCGAACAACACCCTTGAGGGCCGGCGGCACAGCCGTCGGCTCTCATTGACTGTCTCCGGCCGCGAACTCGCACCGGCGATTTCCCTTCGCCGGACTTTCCGCGAGTTCTGGCCGGACACCCGCGGGTTGCGGCGGCTGTTCGCGGCCGGCGTCGTCTTCGCCGTCCTCGCCGCGCTCTGCGAGGTCGCCGCCATCCGCCTGTTCGGCCACATCACCGACGAGGTGCTCGCCACCCGGCGGCTGGCCGAGTTCTGGGTTCCGGCGCTGGCCTGGCTGGGGCTGGCCGCGGTCGCCGGGGTGACGTCGTTCGTGGCGACGTACGTCACCGCGCTGGGCGCGGAACGGTTCCTGCTGGCCCTGCGCGACCGCGTGTACGCGCACGTCCAGACGCTCGCGCCGGACTTCTCGGAGAACCGGCGCCTCGGCGACCTGATGGCACGGCTGACCGACGACATCGAGGCCATCGAGGAGCTCGTCGGGTCCGGGCTGGTCAAGGCGCTCACCACCGCTGCCAGCGTGGTGTTCTTCGCCGGGGCGGCCTTCTTCATCCGCTGGGACCTCGCGCTCGTCACGATGGCGCTGATCCCGCTGTTCCTGGTCGTCTCCAGGGCGTTCGCGGCCAGGTTCAGGACCGCCGCGGCGCAGGAGCGCGCCAGCAACGGCGCCATGAACAGCGTCCTGGAGGAGGGGCTGGCCAACCAGCCACTCGTGCAGGCGTACAACCGGCAGCAGACCGAGTCGCGGCGCCTGCACGGCGAGGGCCGCACATGGCTGCGCGCCAACATGGCCCAGGCCTGGCTGTCCAGCCTGTACGGCCCCGCCGTCCAGGTCATCGAGACCGTCTGCCTGATCGTCATCCTCGGGTTCGGCGCATGGGAGATCGCCGCCGGCCGGTTGACGCTGGGCGGCCTGCTCGCCTTCGCCGCGTACCTGGCACTGCTGTATCCGGCGGTGCAGGCACTGGGCGAGCTGGCGCTGACGGTGTCCGAGGCGGCCGCCGGGGCCGACCGGGTCATCGAGATCCTACGGGTGGAACCCGCCGTCACCGACGCCGCCGGCGCCGTGTCCGCGGGCAGGAGCCGCGGCCTGGTCGAGTTCGACCGGGTCGGGTTCGCCTACCCGAGGCGGGGACGGCAGGTGCTGCGGGAGCTGTCGTTCACCGCCTCGCCCGGAGAGGTCGTCGTCGTGGCCGGGCCCAGCGGGGTCGGCAAGTCCACGCTGGTCAAGCTGCTGCTGCGGTTCTACGACCCGGGCGCGGGCCGCATCCTGCTGGACGGGGCCGACATCCGGGGCCTGACGCGGCAGTCGCTGCGGGAGAACGTCACGGTCCTGCACCAGGAGATGCTGCTGTTCTCGGGCTCGGTACGCGACAACATCGCCTACGGGCGGCCCGACGCCTCGCTCGACGAGGTTGTGGAGGCGGCTCGGGCGGCGGGCGTGCACGACTTCGTCAAGGCGCTGCCCCAGGGGTACGACACGCCGGTGGGACAGCGCGGCCGGCTCCTGTCCGGCGGGCAGCGGCAGCGGATCGCGATCGCCAGGGCCATCCTGCGCGACACACCGGTGCTGGTGCTCGACGAGCCCATGACCGGCTTGGACGAGGCCACGGCCACGCAGGTCATGCGGCCGCTGCTGCGGCTCATGGCCGGCCGGACGACGCTCCTGATCACGCACGACCTGCGGCACCTGCCGGAGGGGGCGCGGGTGGTGGAGCTGTCGCCCGTGCCCCGGCCGCCGGACCGCATCCGGCTGAAGCGCGTCGCCCATCGCCCGCACTCGCTGTCCCGCGCCACCTGA
- a CDS encoding STAS domain-containing protein — protein MQPLHLTTSRRNETLTVSVSGDLDIATTEQLRGYLFGLLREAGGASRRQATLLIEVSGLTFIDAAGLGILVSVRNHAARRHTAMRLTGVPPTMRRLLRITGLEGHLT, from the coding sequence ATGCAGCCACTGCACCTGACCACCAGCCGCCGCAATGAGACCCTGACCGTCAGCGTGTCCGGAGACCTCGACATCGCCACCACCGAGCAGCTTCGCGGTTACCTGTTCGGGCTGCTGAGGGAGGCGGGAGGCGCCTCGCGAAGACAGGCCACGCTCCTCATCGAGGTGAGCGGGCTCACCTTCATCGACGCGGCCGGGCTCGGCATCCTCGTCTCGGTCCGCAACCACGCCGCGCGCCGGCACACCGCGATGCGCCTCACCGGCGTCCCGCCCACGATGCGGCGGCTGCTGCGGATCACCGGCCTGGAGGGCCACCTCACCTGA